The proteins below are encoded in one region of Longimicrobiales bacterium:
- a CDS encoding methyltransferase domain-containing protein has product MILPDLSQRRLQSELMDDSDLDPRRHHGALRALETINALSWSAGRIWKEVLRLSRTRDQPIRVLDLACGGGDIVHALQRRAASAGLSVEIHGCDRSRVALDFARARKTQRGPAIEFFELDLLDSPLPDDYDLLCCSLFFHHLRREDLVDLLTRMSRAAPAVFAQDLLRTSVGHLLARVALHVFTTSDVARVDGLRSVEGAFTLTEIAEIAETAGLRGVDIQRCWPQRFSMSWRRAG; this is encoded by the coding sequence GTGATCCTACCTGATCTGAGCCAGCGCCGTCTGCAGTCTGAACTGATGGATGACTCGGATCTCGATCCACGTCGGCATCACGGTGCGCTACGCGCGCTCGAGACCATCAACGCGCTTTCTTGGTCGGCTGGGCGCATCTGGAAGGAGGTGCTCCGTTTGAGTCGGACGAGGGACCAGCCCATCCGCGTGCTGGACCTCGCCTGTGGCGGCGGGGACATCGTTCACGCCCTACAGCGGCGGGCAGCATCGGCTGGCTTGTCCGTGGAGATCCACGGATGCGACCGGAGCCGGGTGGCTCTCGACTTCGCTCGTGCACGAAAAACGCAGCGTGGCCCGGCCATCGAGTTCTTCGAACTCGACCTTCTCGACTCACCTCTCCCGGACGACTACGACTTGTTGTGTTGCTCACTCTTTTTTCATCATCTGCGTCGAGAAGACCTAGTCGACCTACTCACTCGCATGAGCCGCGCGGCACCTGCGGTGTTCGCCCAGGACCTACTCCGCACCTCGGTGGGACATCTGCTCGCACGTGTCGCGCTCCACGTGTTCACGACTTCCGACGTCGCTCGAGTCGACGGACTGAGATCAGTCGAGGGCGCCTTCACGCTGACTGAAATCGCGGAGATCGCCGAGACCGCGGGACTCAGGGGGGTCGATATCCAGAGGTGTTGGCCACAACGCTTCTCGATGTCGTGGCGGCGCGCTGGATGA
- a CDS encoding NAD(P)/FAD-dependent oxidoreductase — translation MATTLLDVVAARWMTLEQTQWDAIVVGAGPSGALCAFELATMGAEVLLLDRQVFPRWKVCGCCVSSGAQTVLEEAGLGDVLMRAGATKLTSLRLGGWSQVAHVSLQQSLVVSRSVLDQALVDAAVDAGAVFRAGVRARLGRAGSSHRSVAIKSGGAEVMLSARVVVDATGVGSAFQAGLGDAGPKSIVAPDSRIGYGAVYRLGSGLSPLLDAAYPRGIVHMAIGPRGYVGLVRLEDGSLDVAAALAPAIGKAVHPTELVRNILKEAGFVALPDTPDAGWKGTPQLTRKGTKGGERFLAVGDAAGYVEPFSGQGIAWALAGARVLSPIAAEGIRSWDDQLVSRWEKEYDHTVGASTRFCRGVSWALRRPLLSKTGVRLLRRFPTAAGPFVRRAAASPLRLRTSA, via the coding sequence TTGGCCACAACGCTTCTCGATGTCGTGGCGGCGCGCTGGATGACACTTGAGCAAACACAGTGGGATGCCATCGTCGTGGGAGCAGGGCCGAGCGGCGCGCTTTGTGCCTTCGAGCTGGCGACGATGGGGGCAGAGGTCCTCCTGCTCGACCGTCAGGTCTTTCCGCGCTGGAAGGTCTGCGGCTGCTGTGTGAGTTCCGGAGCACAGACAGTCCTGGAGGAAGCGGGTTTGGGGGACGTTCTCATGCGCGCCGGTGCCACGAAGCTCACCTCCCTCCGGCTCGGAGGTTGGTCCCAGGTCGCCCACGTCTCTCTCCAGCAGTCACTAGTGGTCTCGAGGTCTGTTCTAGACCAAGCGCTGGTCGATGCAGCTGTGGATGCTGGTGCGGTCTTCCGCGCGGGTGTGCGCGCTCGACTTGGCCGGGCGGGCTCCAGTCACCGTTCTGTGGCGATCAAGTCCGGGGGTGCGGAAGTCATGCTGTCGGCCCGTGTAGTTGTGGACGCGACCGGCGTCGGTTCTGCCTTCCAGGCGGGACTGGGCGATGCCGGACCCAAGAGCATCGTGGCGCCAGACTCGCGCATCGGATATGGGGCCGTCTATCGACTCGGCTCAGGGCTCTCTCCGCTCCTTGACGCCGCGTACCCGAGAGGCATCGTCCATATGGCGATCGGGCCCCGTGGGTACGTCGGTCTGGTGAGGCTCGAAGACGGCTCGCTCGACGTCGCGGCCGCCTTGGCGCCCGCGATCGGCAAGGCTGTTCATCCGACGGAATTGGTCCGGAATATCCTGAAGGAAGCTGGCTTCGTCGCGCTTCCGGATACGCCGGACGCCGGTTGGAAAGGAACGCCACAACTGACGCGCAAGGGCACCAAAGGAGGAGAACGCTTCTTAGCGGTGGGAGACGCGGCGGGGTATGTGGAGCCATTCAGCGGTCAAGGCATCGCGTGGGCGCTCGCGGGAGCACGAGTGCTCAGCCCCATCGCCGCAGAGGGAATCAGAAGCTGGGACGACCAGTTGGTGTCCCGATGGGAGAAGGAGTACGACCACACGGTCGGCGCCTCGACTCGCTTCTGCCGAGGGGTCTCCTGGGCGCTCCGCCGACCTCTTCTGTCCAAGACTGGAGTGAGACTCCTTCGGCGCTTTCCGACCGCTGCCGGCCCATTCGTGCGGCGCGCGGCCGCATCCCCACTTCGTCTCCGCACCTCCGCATGA
- a CDS encoding type III polyketide synthase, whose product MSLRIEGIGLAVPEQSITQANAAEMMVGLLHPGGGRETTVRALYKRSGIQTRHSVLLASGEPRQSFYRPAETSSDEGPSTARRMEVFEAAAPSLLHRAAEDALDQSDLRPGDVTHLITVSCTGVYSPGLDASLIETLGLSRSIERTHVGFMGCHGFLNGLRVARSFAESDPSARVLVGAVELCSLHMSYRWDPDAIVTNALFADGAAALVGSGAPRHADDEPWRVAAQGTLLLPNSSDAMTWKVGDHGFRMTLSAGVPSLIESHVGKWLTEWLAGHDLGMEDIRSWAVHPGGPRVLTAFGASVGLDRAELDVSRDILSEYGNMSSATLLFILERLRATEAETPCVAVAFGPGLVAEVALIL is encoded by the coding sequence ATGAGTCTCCGCATAGAGGGCATTGGCCTGGCCGTTCCGGAGCAGTCGATTACCCAAGCGAACGCTGCGGAAATGATGGTCGGACTACTGCATCCCGGTGGAGGCAGAGAAACAACGGTGCGGGCGCTTTATAAGCGTTCGGGCATCCAGACTAGGCACTCGGTCTTGCTCGCCTCCGGGGAGCCTCGCCAGTCGTTTTACCGACCCGCCGAGACTTCATCGGACGAAGGCCCGTCCACGGCTCGCCGGATGGAGGTCTTTGAAGCCGCGGCCCCGAGCCTGCTGCACCGGGCCGCAGAAGATGCACTGGACCAATCCGACCTTCGACCCGGCGACGTCACTCACCTGATCACCGTGTCATGCACCGGCGTCTACTCACCGGGGCTAGACGCCTCTCTGATCGAGACGTTGGGCCTCTCCCGCTCCATCGAGCGGACGCACGTAGGCTTCATGGGCTGCCACGGATTCCTGAACGGACTCCGCGTGGCACGGTCTTTCGCCGAATCAGACCCAAGCGCGCGGGTCTTAGTGGGTGCTGTGGAGTTGTGCTCGTTGCACATGTCGTACCGATGGGATCCGGACGCCATCGTGACCAACGCGTTGTTCGCGGACGGCGCCGCGGCTCTGGTTGGCTCAGGCGCACCGCGTCACGCCGACGACGAACCATGGCGGGTGGCGGCCCAGGGGACCTTGCTCCTCCCGAATTCCTCGGACGCCATGACCTGGAAGGTGGGCGACCACGGCTTCCGGATGACGCTGTCTGCCGGGGTCCCCAGTCTGATCGAGTCGCACGTCGGCAAATGGCTGACGGAGTGGTTGGCCGGGCACGACCTCGGAATGGAGGACATCCGATCCTGGGCCGTACACCCGGGGGGGCCGCGCGTGCTCACCGCGTTCGGTGCGTCCGTGGGCCTCGACCGGGCCGAGTTGGACGTGTCTCGCGACATCCTCTCCGAGTACGGCAACATGTCCTCAGCGACGCTCCTCTTCATCCTAGAGCGCCTCCGCGCGACGGAAGCTGAAACGCCATGTGTGGCGGTCGCTTTCGGGCCGGGGCTCGTGGCGGAGGTCGCCCTCATTCTCTAG
- a CDS encoding NADH-ubiquinone oxidoreductase-F iron-sulfur binding region domain-containing protein, whose translation MKTNEQLITEFKDREAPLLPLLHAFHDRDGYLSEEALRDVSDGLRIPIADLFGTVTFYHHFSRDPGGHTAPRVCTGPVCCMHGAEELLESIDGATSMPCSGRCDEPIPVLLGNQTLVGLSADALEARETPAPPAAPEGTEECVFAHIRNADRKTLDGYRASGGYAALEKALTSMTPDEIITVIDESGLAGRGGAGFPTGRKLRAVADAEGGPKTVVCNADEGEPGCFKDRALMDHDPHGVLEGMALSCAATGAERAFLYLRYEYPETDALMAKAIVDAELAGVLGDNCFGTGRTIKIHLIRGAGAYICGEETSLLNSLEGAHPFPRNRPPYPVTHGYEGTPTAVNNVETLASLPPIIANGAEWYAGLGSGDHKGTKVISLSGDVNRPGNYEVPLGLPLSTLIDVWAGGVREGHSIQAVTMAGLSGGFLAGDDLDVTLDEPSIRSKGSFLGAGGIMIFDETRDMIEVAHQAMEFFAHESCGKCFPCRIGTQRLTERLAGDAGPEDLTDWLDEVADLNLTMKETSACGLGQAAPLITESLVRYFPEAIQEHVAAGVSTNE comes from the coding sequence TTGAAGACAAATGAGCAGCTGATCACCGAGTTCAAGGACCGGGAAGCCCCGCTCCTCCCGCTGCTGCACGCGTTCCATGACCGCGATGGGTATCTGAGCGAAGAAGCACTGCGCGACGTGTCCGACGGCCTCCGCATCCCGATCGCGGATCTCTTCGGGACGGTGACGTTCTATCATCATTTCTCACGTGATCCGGGCGGACACACGGCACCTCGCGTGTGCACGGGTCCGGTGTGCTGCATGCACGGCGCTGAGGAACTGCTCGAAAGCATCGACGGGGCGACGTCCATGCCGTGCAGCGGCCGGTGTGACGAGCCGATCCCGGTACTGCTTGGCAACCAGACACTCGTCGGCCTCTCCGCTGACGCGCTCGAGGCCCGCGAGACGCCCGCGCCCCCAGCAGCGCCGGAAGGAACCGAGGAGTGTGTCTTTGCACATATCCGGAACGCTGATCGGAAGACGCTGGACGGCTATAGAGCGTCCGGCGGCTACGCCGCGCTCGAGAAAGCGCTCACCTCGATGACCCCCGACGAGATCATCACGGTCATCGACGAGAGCGGGTTGGCCGGGCGCGGTGGCGCAGGCTTCCCGACGGGGCGAAAACTTCGAGCCGTCGCCGACGCCGAGGGCGGGCCGAAGACTGTGGTGTGCAATGCGGACGAAGGCGAGCCCGGCTGCTTCAAGGACCGCGCACTCATGGATCATGATCCGCACGGTGTGCTCGAAGGCATGGCTTTGTCCTGTGCCGCCACAGGCGCTGAACGCGCGTTCCTCTACCTCCGCTACGAGTATCCGGAAACGGACGCACTCATGGCCAAGGCGATAGTAGATGCCGAACTCGCTGGAGTACTCGGCGACAACTGTTTCGGCACCGGACGAACAATCAAGATCCATCTCATCCGCGGTGCGGGTGCCTATATCTGCGGTGAGGAAACGTCCTTGCTCAACTCGCTGGAGGGTGCGCACCCGTTCCCGCGGAACCGCCCACCCTACCCCGTCACGCACGGCTACGAGGGCACGCCCACGGCCGTGAATAACGTCGAGACACTCGCGTCGCTCCCGCCGATCATCGCCAATGGCGCTGAGTGGTATGCCGGTCTCGGCTCGGGCGACCACAAGGGAACCAAGGTCATCTCGCTCTCGGGCGACGTGAACCGCCCGGGCAATTACGAAGTCCCGCTAGGGCTTCCGCTTTCCACACTCATTGACGTGTGGGCCGGCGGCGTCCGAGAAGGACACTCGATCCAAGCGGTGACCATGGCGGGGCTATCCGGAGGATTTCTGGCCGGCGACGACCTCGACGTCACGCTCGACGAGCCATCCATCCGCTCCAAGGGTTCTTTTCTCGGGGCGGGAGGTATCATGATCTTCGACGAGACGCGCGACATGATCGAAGTGGCGCATCAGGCCATGGAGTTCTTCGCCCACGAATCATGCGGGAAGTGTTTCCCGTGCCGTATCGGGACGCAGCGACTCACCGAGCGGCTGGCGGGCGACGCCGGACCCGAAGATCTCACAGATTGGTTGGATGAAGTGGCGGACTTGAACCTCACTATGAAAGAAACGTCCGCGTGCGGACTCGGTCAGGCGGCACCGCTGATCACAGAAAGTCTCGTGCGCTACTTCCCGGAAGCGATCCAAGAACACGTCGCAGCAGGAGTTTCGACGAATGAGTAA
- a CDS encoding molybdopterin dinucleotide binding domain-containing protein yields MGFEGFDYTDASQVFNELCELTSTYHGLNWDRIEFGEYQWPVPEEGHPGTPRLHEEEFINGRGIFKLIRYRDPAETIDDDYPVWLTTGRRLEAYHSRTQTGRSSGIDYLLSEETLEVNPDDVAAWGVADGSFVKMSSRRGSVRVKVQATKRSPRGTVFSSFSFNDVPVNILTGSGYDPITETAELKVCPVRIEPESDQGSAAAD; encoded by the coding sequence ATGGGCTTCGAAGGCTTCGACTATACCGATGCCAGCCAAGTCTTCAACGAACTGTGTGAACTCACCAGCACGTACCATGGGTTGAACTGGGATCGCATCGAATTCGGCGAGTACCAGTGGCCCGTCCCGGAGGAAGGTCATCCAGGAACGCCTCGACTGCACGAGGAGGAGTTCATAAATGGGCGTGGGATCTTCAAGCTGATCCGCTACCGCGACCCCGCAGAGACGATCGACGATGACTATCCGGTGTGGCTCACGACCGGGCGCAGGCTTGAGGCGTACCACTCGCGGACTCAGACCGGGCGCTCCTCCGGGATCGACTACCTGTTGTCAGAAGAGACCCTCGAGGTCAATCCGGACGACGTGGCTGCGTGGGGCGTAGCGGACGGGAGCTTCGTCAAGATGTCGAGCAGACGTGGCTCGGTACGAGTCAAGGTCCAGGCGACGAAACGATCGCCCAGGGGCACTGTGTTCAGCTCGTTCTCGTTCAACGACGTGCCCGTGAATATTCTTACCGGGTCAGGCTATGACCCGATAACAGAAACCGCCGAGCTCAAGGTCTGCCCCGTTCGCATCGAACCGGAGAGCGACCAAGGAAGCGCGGCTGCAGACTAA